A single window of Mycosarcoma maydis chromosome 1, whole genome shotgun sequence DNA harbors:
- a CDS encoding putative casein kinase-1 hhp1, whose product MDLRVGGKYRIGKKIGSGSFGDIYLGINIISGEEVAIKLESIKAKHPQLEYEAKVYKTLAGGVGVPFVRWYGQECDYNAMVIDLLGPSLEDLFNFCNRKFSLKTVLLLADQMISRIEYIHSRNFIHRDIKPDNFLMGIGKRGNQVNVIDFGLAKKYRDPKTHLHIPYRENKNLTGTARYTSINTHLGVEQSRRDDLESLGYVLMYFLRGSLPWQGLKAATKKQKYDRIMEKKMTTPTELLCRGFPSEMAIYLNCCRSLRFDDKPDYSYLRKLFRDLFVREGFQYDYVFDWSIQQRSEDAKADPVVKQQQAQQQAAQLPRRKVLPQEGDEAVANGMDTTRTAYGTARPADKAYLTSQNMPSSSRPPKREDQTGYY is encoded by the exons ATGGATCTTCGTGTCGGAGGAAAGTACCGCATCGGTAAGAAGATCGGCTCTGGCTCCTTCGGTGACATCTACCTCGgcatcaacatcatctCGGGCGAAGAGGTCGCCATTAAGCTCGAGTCcatcaaggccaagcaTCCCCAGCTTGAGTATGAGGCTAAGGTCTACAAGACCCTCGCCGGCGGTGTCGGTGTTCCCTTTGTCCGATGGTATGGACAAGAGTGCGACTACAACGCCATGGTCATTGACCTTCTCGGCCCTTCGCTTGAGGACCTCTTCAATTTTTGCAACCGCAAGTTCTCGCTGAAGACTGTCTTGCTCCTTGCCGACCAGATG ATCTCCCGAATCGAGTACATCCACTCGCGCAACTTCATTCACCGCGACATTAAGCCCGACAATTTCCTCATGGGTATCGGCAAACGCGGTAACCAGGTCAATGTCATCGACTTTGGTCTCGCCAAAAAGTACCGTGACCCCAAGACGCACCTGCACATTCCTTACAGAGAGAACAAAAACTTGACCGGTACCGCTCGATACACCTCGATCAACACCCACCTCGGTGTTGAGCAgtctcgacgagatgacCTCGAAAGTTTGGGCTACGTCCTTATGTACTTCCTCCGCGGCTCGCTCCCGTGGCAAGGTCTCAAGGCTGCcaccaagaagcagaagtACGACCGCATCatggagaagaagatgacCACCCCCACCGAGCTCCTCTGCCGAGGCTTCCCCTCCGAGATGGCCATCTACCTCAACTGCTGCCGATCGCTCCGCTTTGATGACAAGCCCGATTACTCGTACCTTCGCAAGCTCTTCCGCGACCTCTTTGTGCGCGAAGGCTTCCAGTACGACTACGTCTTTGACTGGTCcatccagcagcgcagcgaggACGCCAAGGCCGACCCCGtcgtcaagcagcagcaggctcagcagcaggccGCCCAGCTACCTCGCCGCAAGGTTCTCCCTCAGGAGGGTGACGAGGCTGTCGCCAACGGCATGGACACCACGCGCACTGCCTATGGCACCGCTCGCCCTGCCGACAAGGCTTACCTCACTTCGCAGAACATGCCCAGCTCCTCTCGACCTCCGAAGCGCGAGGACCAGACCGGCTACTACTGA